In the Brassica napus cultivar Da-Ae chromosome A7, Da-Ae, whole genome shotgun sequence genome, one interval contains:
- the LOC125576325 gene encoding cysteine-rich receptor-like protein kinase 43 — translation MVTRNSQKSDLGMTKSMNFFQNIIKPFKRSSNRGIEDDIERIAALEQKVFPFQVLVSATKDFNPTHKLGEGGFGPVFKGRLPDGRDIAVKKLSQASRQGKREFVNEAKLLAKVQHRNVVNLWGYCTHGEDKLLVYEYVANESLDKVLFKSNRRSEIDWKQRFEIITGVARGLLYLHEDAPNCIIHRDIKAGNILLDEKWVPKIADFGMARLFQEDATHVNTRVAGTNGYMAPEYVMHGALSVKADVFSFGVVVLELISGQKNSSFSLKHADQTLLEWAYRLYKKGRTMEMVDPDIAASADPDQVRLCVQIGLLCVQGDPHQRPAMRRVSLLLSRKPGHLEEPERPGVPGSRYRRRTHHRPSGTSSVGTLSTTGSSTDSFGSNLNTNSGTGTGRATPVSARTPTRGHATRSAGASSSSDPHGKRPMTSY, via the exons ATGGTCACAAGAAACTCTCAAAAGAGTGATCTGGGCATGACCAAGTCCATGAATTTCTTCCAGAACATCATCAAACCCTTCAAACGCAGCTCCAATCGAG gTATTGAAGACGATATCGAGAGAATCGCTGCTCTCGAGCAGAAAGTCTTCCCCTTTCAAGTCCTAGTCTCCGCTACCAAGGATTTCAACCCGACCCACAAGCTCGGCGAAGGTGGATTCGGACCCGTCTTCAAG GGAAGGTTACCTGACGGGAGAGACATAGCAGTGAAGAAGCTATCTCAGGCCTCAAGGCAAGGGAAGAGAGAGTTTGTTAACGAGGCCAAGTTGTTAGCTAAAGTCCAGCATCGTAATGTCGTTAACCTCTGGGGCTATTGCACTCACGGTGAGGATAAGCTCTTGGTCTACGAGTACGTCGCTAACGAAAGCCTTGACAAAGTCCTCTTCA AGTCTAACAGAAGATCGGAGATAGACTGGAAGCAGAGGTTTGAGATCATAACAGGCGTTGCTCGAGGACTGCTCTATCTCCATGAAGACGCGCCTAACTGCATTATCCACAGAGACATCAAGGCTGGCAACATTTTGCTCGATGAGAAGTGGGTTCCCAAGATTGCTGATTTTGGGATGGCTAGGCTCTTTCAGGAGGACGCAACGCACGTCAACACTCGCGTCGCTGGAACCAA TGGTTACATGGCGCCTGAGTATGTAATGCACGGTGCTCTATCGGTAAAAGCAGACGTGTTCAGCTTTGGTGTTGTGGTTCTTGAGCTCATCAGTGGGCAAAAGAACTCCAGTTTTAGTCTGAAACACGCTGACCAAACTCTTCTCGAATGG GCATATAGGTTGTACAAGAAAGGCAGGACCATGGAGATGGTAGACCCGGACATAGCAGCCTCGGCTGATCCAGACCAAGTCAGACTCTGCGTTCAGATCGGACTGCTATGTGTACAAGGCGACCCTCACCAGAGACCAGCTATGAGAAGAGTGTCTTTGCTTCTCTCGAGAAAACCAGGACATCTAGAAGAGCCAGAGCGTCCTGGCGTCCCGGGGTCTAGATACCGACGTAGAACGCATCACCGTCCTTCAGGAACATCCTCGGTTGGTACATTGTCGACGACGGGATCGAGTACAGATTCGTTTGGCTCGAACTTGAACACGAACAGTGGAACTGGAACAGGTAGAGCTACTCCAGTTTCTGCTAGGACACCGACACGGGGTCACGCCACTAGAAGTGCAGGTGCCAGCTCTAGCTCGGATCCTCATGGTAAACGGCCTATGACGAGTTATTGA
- the LOC106402336 gene encoding endoglucanase 8, producing MARKSLTSPEISPATLSLVLLVVLLSSSAIHAGHDYRDALRKSIMFFEGQRSGKLPPDQRLRWRRDSALRDGSSAGVDLSGGYYDAGDNVKFGFPMAFTTTMLSWSVIDFGRTMGPELKNAVGAVRWGTDYLLKATAIPGVVFVQVGDAYSDHNCWERPEDMDTLRSVYKIDRAHPGSDVAGETAAALAAASIVFRKRDPAYSRRLLDRATRVFAFANRYRGAYSSSLYHAVCPFYCDFNGYQDELLWGAAWLHKASRKRVYREFIVKNEVVLRAGDTINEFGWDNKHAGINVLISKEVLMGKAEYFESFKQNADEFICSILPGISHPQVQYSRGGLLVKTGGSNMQHVTSLSFLLLAYSNYLSHARKVVPCGELTASPSLLRQVAKRQVDYILGDNPLGMSYMVGYGQRFPRRIHHRGSSVPSVSAHPARIGCKEGSRYFLSPNPNPNLLVGAVVGGPNVTDAFPDSRPYFVQSEPTTYINAPLVGLLGYFSTHSSWR from the exons atggcGCGAAAATCCCTAACTTCGCCGGAAATCTCGCCGGCGACTCTCTCACTGGTTTTACTCGTCGTGCTTCTCTCCTCATCAGCGATTCACGCCGGACACGACTACCGCGACGCCCTCCGCAAAAGCATCATGTTTTTCGAAGGTCAACGCTCCGGCAAGCTTCCTCCCGACCAACGCCTCCGATGGCGCCGCGACTCAGCATTGCGCGACGGTTCCTCCGCCGGC GTGGACTTATCGGGCGGTTACTACGACGCCGGAGACAACGTCAAGTTCGGTTTCCCGATGGCGTTCACGACGACAATGCTGTCGTGGAGCGTGATCGATTTCGGGAGAACCATGGGACCCGAGCTCAAAAACGCCGTGGGAGCCGTGAGGTGGGGGACTGACTACCTCCTCAAAGCGACGGCGATCCCCGGCGTCGTCTTCGTTCAGGTCGGAGACGCTTACTCCGACCATAACTGCTGGGAAAGGCCCGAGGACATGGACACGCTTCGCTCTGTCTACAAAATCGACAGAGCTCATCCAGGATCCGACGTCGCCGGAGAAACCGCCGCCGCGTTGGCCGCGGCGTCGATAGTTTTCAGGAAACGCGATCCTGCTTACTCCAGACGGCTGCTTGACCGTGCCACAAGG GTATTCGCGTTTGCTAATAGGTATCGCGGCGCGTACAGTAGCAGTCTATACCACGCGGTGTGTCCTTTTTACTGTGATTTCAACGGTTaccag GACGAGTTACTGTGGGGTGCGGCGTGGCTTCACAAAGCCTCGAGGAAACGAGTGTACAGAGAATTCATTGTGAAGAACGAGGTGGTTCTCAGGGCTGGAGATACCATTAATGAGTTTGGCTGGGATAACAAGCATGCTGGGATTAATGTCTTGATCTCCAAG GAAGTGCTAATGGGAAAAGCAGAGTATTTTGAGTCTTTCAAGCAAAACGCAGATGAATTTATCTGTTCTATATTGCCTGGAATTTCTCACCCTCAAGTCCAATACTCTCGAG GAGGACTGCTTGTGAAAACTGGAGGGAGTAACATGCAACATGTAACATCACTATCTTTCCTCCTATTGGCCTACTCTAATTATCTGAGCCATGCCAGAAAGGTTGTGCCTTGTGGCGAATTAACTGCCTCCCCATCTCTCCTGCGTCAAGTTGCCAAGCGTCAG GTGGATTACATTCTGGGTGACAATCCGTTGGGAATGTCTTACATGGTTGGGTACGGTCAACGTTTTCCACGTAGGATTCACCACCGTGGCAGCTCTGTTCCTTCCGTCTCGGCCCATCCAGCCCGTATAGGCTGCAAAGAAGGCTCTCGCTATTTCCTCAGCccaaatccaaacccaaaccttctAGTTGGTGCTGTAGTTGGTGGACCCAATGTCACTGATGCTTTTCCTGACTCCAGACCTTACTTCGTGCAGTCTGAGCCCACAACTTACATCAACGCACCGCTCGTTGGGCTTCTCGGTTACTTCTCGACTCATTCTTCTTGGCGATGA
- the LOC106402472 gene encoding plasmodesmata-located protein 5 isoform X2, with amino-acid sequence MSLFKSKMFKTTTTLLCFFLSSVILMVPTSSTATDNPTYSASTDTFIYANCSPAKFSPGSAYETNLKSLLSSLVTSTVLNRYNNLTVPFGSGVKPEPDVTVYGLFQCSVDLDPTSCSSCVSRAIAMVGNTCPNSYSVFLQMQNCLVRYDKSSFFGVQDKTVMLKKCGQPMGFYDQDALTRVNDVIGSLGSGSEPDRTRMNGDVLGMAQCTEDLSPAQCQDCLTDAIGQLRSDCLMAQGGYVYLSKCYARFSFGGSHARGEKYDKDDDDNNIGKTLVIIIGIITLVILLVLLLAFLGKKLRKLQDDKCCR; translated from the exons ATGtcacttttcaaatcaaaaatGTTCAAAACAACGACGACCcttctctgtttctttctcAGCTCCGTTATCCTTATGGTCCCAACTTCCTCCACCGCCACAGACAACCCAACTTACTCCGCCTCCACAGACACGTTCATTTATGCAAATTGTTCGCCGGCCAAATTCTCTCCTGGCTCCGCATACGAGACCAACCTCAAGTCCCTTCTATCTTCCCTCGTCACCTCCACCGTCCTCAACCGCTACAACAACCTCACTGTTCCCTTCGGTAGTGGAGTAAAACCTGAACCGGACGTTACTGTATATGGTCTCTTCCAGTGCAGCGTTGACCTAGACCCAACTTCTTGCTCATCGTGCGTATCACGCGCCATCGCGATGGTCGGAAACACGTGTCCCAACTCGTACTCCGTGTTCTTGCAGATGCAAAATTGTCTGGTCCGGTACGACAAGAGCTCCTTCTTTGGCGTTCAGGACAAAACCGTGATGCTTAAGAAGTGTGGACAGCCGATGGGATTTTACGACCAGGATGCGTTGACTAGAGTCAATGACGTCATCGGTTCTTTAGGTTCTGGGAGTGAACCGGATAGGACAAGAATGAACGGGGATGTTCTGGGTATGGCTCAGTGCACAGAGGATCTAAGTCCAGCACAGTGTCAAGATTGCTTGACCGATGCAATCGGACAGCTCAGATCTGATTGCTTAATGGCCCAGGGAGGGTACGTCTACTTGTCCAAGTGCTACGCGCGTTTCAGCTTCGGTGGTAGTCATGCAC GAGGAGAGAAATATGATAAGGATGATGACGACAATAATATCGGGAAAACATTGGTGATAATAATAGGAATCATCACGTTAGTCATCTTACTCGTTTTGTTACTCGCTTTTCTTGGAAAGAAACTCAGAAAATTACAAG ATGATAAATGTTGTAGATGA
- the LOC106406284 gene encoding protein TIFY 7 isoform X1: MERDFLGLSDKQYLNNVKPDDDRVGERGLSKKIAKQWGKAKLLPNSSFMPAAADLQCCPVSAASIHRRSQFGGGAFQNANQLLLGGSVPLTNHYALRPAFNSSRDPRVASSGSSPQLAIFYAGTVTVFNDISPDKARAIMLCAGNGLQGETGESNLKKPLRETERVYGKQIHKATAAASSSSATNADSFSRCKDKHVGATNAMTMTIESFNAGPSNMIPSVPQARKASLARFLEKRKERIMSAMPYKKMLLDLSTGESSAASHT, encoded by the exons ATGGAAAGAGATTTTTTGGGTTTGAGCGACAAGCAGTATCTGAATAACGTTAAGCCCGACGATGATCGTGTCGGAGAACGAG GACTGAGCAAGAAGATAGCTAAACAATGGGGAAAGGCAAAGCTCTTGCCTAATTCAAGTTTCATGCCTGCTGCTGCAGATCTTCAG TGTTGCCCAGTTTCCGCGGCCAGTATCCACCGCAGGAGCCAATTTGGCGGTGGTGCGTTTCAGAACGCGAATCAGCTTTTACTTGGCGGATCAGTTCCCTTAACAAATCATTATGCTCTACGTCCTGCTTTTAACTCGTCCAGGGATCCACG AGTGGCTTCCTCAGGATCATCTCCTCAGCTTGCAATCTTCTATGCAGGAACTGTTACCGTCTTTAATGACATATCTCCTGATAAG GCTCGAGCCATTATGTTATGTGCTGGGAACGGTTTGCAAGGAGAAACTGGAGAGAGCAATTTGAAGAAACCGCTTCGAGAAACTGAGAGAGTCTATGGAAAACAAATCCATAAAGCTACTGCTGCTGCATCTTCAAGCTCTGCCACTAACGCTGATAGTTTCTCTAGGTGTAAAGACAAACACGTCGGTGCGACAAATGCAATGACCATGACGATCGAATCATTCAATGCAGGTCCTAGCAATATGATTCCTTCAG TTCCTCAAGCTCGTAAAGCATCGCTGGCTCGGTTCTTGGAGAAGCGCAAAGAGAG GATCATGAGTGCAATGCCATACAAGAAGATGCTTCTTGATTTGTCGACGGGAGAATCTAGTGCTGCTTCTCATACCTAA
- the LOC106402472 gene encoding plasmodesmata-located protein 5 isoform X1 translates to MSLFKSKMFKTTTTLLCFFLSSVILMVPTSSTATDNPTYSASTDTFIYANCSPAKFSPGSAYETNLKSLLSSLVTSTVLNRYNNLTVPFGSGVKPEPDVTVYGLFQCSVDLDPTSCSSCVSRAIAMVGNTCPNSYSVFLQMQNCLVRYDKSSFFGVQDKTVMLKKCGQPMGFYDQDALTRVNDVIGSLGSGSEPDRTRMNGDVLGMAQCTEDLSPAQCQDCLTDAIGQLRSDCLMAQGGYVYLSKCYARFSFGGSHARQTPNSNFGGEKYDKDDDDNNIGKTLVIIIGIITLVILLVLLLAFLGKKLRKLQDDKCCR, encoded by the exons ATGtcacttttcaaatcaaaaatGTTCAAAACAACGACGACCcttctctgtttctttctcAGCTCCGTTATCCTTATGGTCCCAACTTCCTCCACCGCCACAGACAACCCAACTTACTCCGCCTCCACAGACACGTTCATTTATGCAAATTGTTCGCCGGCCAAATTCTCTCCTGGCTCCGCATACGAGACCAACCTCAAGTCCCTTCTATCTTCCCTCGTCACCTCCACCGTCCTCAACCGCTACAACAACCTCACTGTTCCCTTCGGTAGTGGAGTAAAACCTGAACCGGACGTTACTGTATATGGTCTCTTCCAGTGCAGCGTTGACCTAGACCCAACTTCTTGCTCATCGTGCGTATCACGCGCCATCGCGATGGTCGGAAACACGTGTCCCAACTCGTACTCCGTGTTCTTGCAGATGCAAAATTGTCTGGTCCGGTACGACAAGAGCTCCTTCTTTGGCGTTCAGGACAAAACCGTGATGCTTAAGAAGTGTGGACAGCCGATGGGATTTTACGACCAGGATGCGTTGACTAGAGTCAATGACGTCATCGGTTCTTTAGGTTCTGGGAGTGAACCGGATAGGACAAGAATGAACGGGGATGTTCTGGGTATGGCTCAGTGCACAGAGGATCTAAGTCCAGCACAGTGTCAAGATTGCTTGACCGATGCAATCGGACAGCTCAGATCTGATTGCTTAATGGCCCAGGGAGGGTACGTCTACTTGTCCAAGTGCTACGCGCGTTTCAGCTTCGGTGGTAGTCATGCACGTCAGACCCCAAACTCTAACTTTG GAGGAGAGAAATATGATAAGGATGATGACGACAATAATATCGGGAAAACATTGGTGATAATAATAGGAATCATCACGTTAGTCATCTTACTCGTTTTGTTACTCGCTTTTCTTGGAAAGAAACTCAGAAAATTACAAG ATGATAAATGTTGTAGATGA
- the LOC106406284 gene encoding protein TIFY 7 isoform X2 — MERDFLGLSDKQYLNNVKPDDDRVGERGLSKKIAKQWGKAKLLPNSSFMPAAADLQCCPVSAASIHRRSQFGGGAFQNANQLLLGGSVPLTNHYALRPAFNSSRDPRVASSGSSPQLAIFYAGTVTVFNDISPDKARAIMLCAGNGLQGETGESNLKKPLRETERVYGKQIHKATAAASSSSATNADSFSRCKDKHVGATNAMTMTIESFNAGPSNMIPSVPQARKASLARFLEKRKERFDSSLRL; from the exons ATGGAAAGAGATTTTTTGGGTTTGAGCGACAAGCAGTATCTGAATAACGTTAAGCCCGACGATGATCGTGTCGGAGAACGAG GACTGAGCAAGAAGATAGCTAAACAATGGGGAAAGGCAAAGCTCTTGCCTAATTCAAGTTTCATGCCTGCTGCTGCAGATCTTCAG TGTTGCCCAGTTTCCGCGGCCAGTATCCACCGCAGGAGCCAATTTGGCGGTGGTGCGTTTCAGAACGCGAATCAGCTTTTACTTGGCGGATCAGTTCCCTTAACAAATCATTATGCTCTACGTCCTGCTTTTAACTCGTCCAGGGATCCACG AGTGGCTTCCTCAGGATCATCTCCTCAGCTTGCAATCTTCTATGCAGGAACTGTTACCGTCTTTAATGACATATCTCCTGATAAG GCTCGAGCCATTATGTTATGTGCTGGGAACGGTTTGCAAGGAGAAACTGGAGAGAGCAATTTGAAGAAACCGCTTCGAGAAACTGAGAGAGTCTATGGAAAACAAATCCATAAAGCTACTGCTGCTGCATCTTCAAGCTCTGCCACTAACGCTGATAGTTTCTCTAGGTGTAAAGACAAACACGTCGGTGCGACAAATGCAATGACCATGACGATCGAATCATTCAATGCAGGTCCTAGCAATATGATTCCTTCAG TTCCTCAAGCTCGTAAAGCATCGCTGGCTCGGTTCTTGGAGAAGCGCAAAGAGAGGTTTGACTCTTCTTTACGTTTATAG